The DNA region CCTGAGGATGCGCAAGCCGACGTCCTGGCTCTTTTCAGGATGGAATTGGGTCGCCCACACGTTACCCATTCGGGTCACGGCCGTGAAGTCGATGCCGTAGTCGGTGGTGGCTACAACGTGGCCGGCGTCAACGGGATCGGCATAGTAGGAATGGACGAAATAGACGAAACTGCCCTCGGCCACTCCCTCCAGCAGGGGATCGGACCTCTGCAGGTGCAACTGATTCCAGCCGATGTGGGGAACCTGCACTTCCGGCGGCAGCCTCTTGACCCTCCCCGGAATGCAGCCCAGCCCGGCGACCGATCCGAACTCCTCGCTCTCGCTGAACAGCAGCTGGAGACCCAGGCACAGTCCCAGCAGGGGGGTTCCGTCGGCTGCTTTTTCCCTCAGCAGTTCCACCAGCTTCCTGGCGCGAAGATTCTCCATCGCATCCCCGAAGGCGCCCACTCCCGGCAGGATCAGCTTGCGTGCGCCTCGGATCGTTTCGGGATCCTGGCTGATCTGTGACGGAATCTTCAGGCTGCGAAAGGCGTTCTGCACACTGTGAAGATTGTTGATGGCGTAATCAACGATGGTGATCATCACAGAACGCCCTTGGTGGAGGGCACGCCCTTGACTGCCGGATTCCTGGCAGCCGCCAGGGAGAGCGCGCGACCGGCCGATTTGAACATGGCCTCGGCCATGTGGTGGGAGTTCTTCCCGTAGAGAATTTCGATGTGGAGATTCATTCTCCCGTGAACCGCCAGGGCACGGAAGAATTCCTCCACCAACTCGGTGTTGAGCTCGCCGACTTTTTCGGCCGGAAACGCAACCTTGCAGACCAGGAAGGGGCGCCCGGAATAGTCCACCACGGCCCGCCCCAGGGCTTCATCCATGGGGACATAGGCCATACCATAGCGGGTGATGCCCTCCTTGGTGCCCAGGGCCCGGTCGAAGGCTTGCCCCAGAGCGATTCCCACGTCCTCGACGGTGTGGTGGCCGTCCACCTCCAGGTCTCCCTGGCAGCGCACCTCGAGGTCGAACAAGCCGTGCTTGGCCATCAGGATCAACATGTGGTCGAAGAAGTGAATCCCTGTCGAAACCTGGGAGGCTCCCTCTCCATCCAGGTTCAACCTGACGGAAATATCGGTTTCAGTGGTTCTGCGGGATACTTCAGATGTCCGTTGATTGTTCAACCTTCACCTCCCCATGCATGGTCTGGCTTGGCTTCATGATCCGGCTCAAGGCTGCCAGAAAGCGGTCGTTTTCCCGGGGCAGGCCCACGCTGACCCGCAGAAACTGCTGCAGCATGGGATAGCGGCTGACGTCGCGCACCAATATTCCCTCCTCGCAAAGGGCCCTGAAGACCATTCCCGGATCCGCGGCCAGCCGAAAGACCATGAAATTTGCCTGGGTCGGAAAGGGCTCTACGCCGGGAATACGGCTCAGACCCTCCCACAGCCGGTCCCGCTCGGCAATCACCCGTTCGATCTGCGGCTCCAACTGGTCGAAATGCTCCAGCGCCGCCGAGGCCGCCGCCATGGAAAAAACATTGAGGTTGTAGGGCAGCTTGGCCTTGGCCACCTGCTCCACCAGATTCGGAGGGCCCAGGAGATAGCCGACCCTCAAAGCAGCCATCGACATCGCCTTCGAAAAGGTCCTGAGCACCACCAGGTTCTCGAAGCGGTCCAAGAGCGGCACCACCGACTGCCGGCTGAACTCATGATAGGCCTCGTCCACCACCACCAATCCACCCGCTTGGCGCAGGATCATCTCAAGGTCGCCGCGGTCCAGCACGCCTCCAGTGGGATTGTTGGGCGAACAGACAATGGTCAGATCCGCTTCAGCGGCTTCGCTCAGCAGGCGAGGTCCGTCGAACTCCAGATCCGGTCTGAGGGGCACTTCCCGGCAGACCCCTCCCAGAATCCGGGCGAACATCCCATAGAGGGTGAAGGTCGGCTGAGGAAAC from Acidobacteriota bacterium includes:
- the hisH gene encoding imidazole glycerol phosphate synthase subunit HisH, yielding MITIVDYAINNLHSVQNAFRSLKIPSQISQDPETIRGARKLILPGVGAFGDAMENLRARKLVELLREKAADGTPLLGLCLGLQLLFSESEEFGSVAGLGCIPGRVKRLPPEVQVPHIGWNQLHLQRSDPLLEGVAEGSFVYFVHSYYADPVDAGHVVATTDYGIDFTAVTRMGNVWATQFHPEKSQDVGLRILRNFAAL
- the hisB gene encoding imidazoleglycerol-phosphate dehydratase HisB; this encodes MNNQRTSEVSRRTTETDISVRLNLDGEGASQVSTGIHFFDHMLILMAKHGLFDLEVRCQGDLEVDGHHTVEDVGIALGQAFDRALGTKEGITRYGMAYVPMDEALGRAVVDYSGRPFLVCKVAFPAEKVGELNTELVEEFFRALAVHGRMNLHIEILYGKNSHHMAEAMFKSAGRALSLAAARNPAVKGVPSTKGVL
- the hisC gene encoding histidinol-phosphate transaminase: MGDPLATIKPAVRDLQPYTLKHFKAPVKINQNENPFDMPEAVKRAVHQAVSETAWCRYPDFVPTSLISRLADFSRWKEEGVLVGNGSNELIEALMVVTVERGKRVVFPQPTFTLYGMFARILGGVCREVPLRPDLEFDGPRLLSEAAEADLTIVCSPNNPTGGVLDRGDLEMILRQAGGLVVVDEAYHEFSRQSVVPLLDRFENLVVLRTFSKAMSMAALRVGYLLGPPNLVEQVAKAKLPYNLNVFSMAAASAALEHFDQLEPQIERVIAERDRLWEGLSRIPGVEPFPTQANFMVFRLAADPGMVFRALCEEGILVRDVSRYPMLQQFLRVSVGLPRENDRFLAALSRIMKPSQTMHGEVKVEQSTDI